DNA from Geobacillus vulcani PSS1:
AAATTTTGATGAACCATAATCATTTATTGAGGGGGGCTTTGTTTATGAATCAAAATTTATGGGATGTCCTTCAAGAACTTCTTGAGAAAGATGGCATTGGAGCAACGGAACTTGCGCTCGCAAAGGAACGCTTAAGTCCACAAGAATTCTCAGCACTTGCAGCATATCTTCAGGACAGCTCAAAAAAAGAAGGAAATCTTTGGGTGTAAGATTAGATGAACAGGATTGAAAAAAGCACTATCAGAGCTTTTTTACAAAATCACTTGTTGACTAGCTGTATGCTAGAAAAAGAAATCATTCAATATATTTTTCATCTGCTGCACGGCAAGGGGAAAATATTGAGCACTAATGAAACACATTTTTCCTGGGGGGAATTTTATGCGCAAGTATCCACCTTCCATTTAAAAGACGACACTTGTATACAGTCTATTATTAGTCATGCTGCTGCTATTGAACTTCTCATTCTAGCAACAGACATTTTTGATGAAATTTCCGACCATGACCAAAGTGATCAAGTTGTAAGTCAGTTAACAACTGGGGAAGCAGTTACGATCGCTAACGCGCTTATGATGGAAGCGTTTCGGCTTATTCTTCATAATTCTAAAGAAGATATACAAGAAAAACTTTCGATTATTATTTCTGAACTACAAAATGCTTGCAATGGACAATGGAAAGACTTACATTTTATTATTTCTGAATGTATTCCGACAGAAGAAGACTATTTTTCGATTATTAAACAAAAATCATCCTCATTAGTCAAATTAGTTTGTGAACTCAGTGATATGCCCAATAGACATATATGGGAAACGATCGCAATGGATATCGGTATCGCTGGCCAATTGAAAAATGATGCTCGGGATATTATGTCAGACGACAAAAGCGATCTCACTAATAAAAAAGCGACACTCCCGTTCATTAAAGCCATCGAATATAGCTCTAAAAAAGATAATGGATGGTTAGTAAGGAAGCTTGGCCAGCTAAAAGAAGCTAATAATAATTCTCAATTAATTAAGGAGATTAGAAACTACATTCAAAAAACAGGGGCGATCGACTACTGCTTGATTCTCTCGAAAATTTATATGGATAAGGCGTTTCGTCAAATAGCTACTCATTTTCCCGACAAGCAGATTCAAATAGCCCGCTTAAAAAGATATTTAGAAAGTTAGGGATAGAATGAATAAAAAAGTTCTTCCTTTTAGCCTAATCCTTATTTCCATTTTCGTTATTTGTTATTTTTTACTAAAAATGTACAATGAACATGTTTCGCCGCAACGTTATTTTCCAATATTTATAGGAATGATCTTTTTATTGGCTGGCATTTACAGTTATGTGCAAAAACCTAATTCGATTGTCATTCAGTATTTTTTGGCTCTTATGTTTATTAGTGGAATGGCCCTCGCCCTGTCAATCCCTTCCAGCGAAAATATAAAGCCAGCAAGAGAATTGGAGGTCGTTTTTATTTCATTTGCTCCTTACATCCTTTTAAAATTTTTTGAGCATTTTCCTTCGTCTGCAAAACCGAACTTTTTTCGCCAAGTGCGCATTCTCACGTTATATACGGCCATCTTTATAACGATCAGTTATCTATTCATTGGTATTCATCATCGTGTCATCATTAGCACAATCATTCGTCCATGTATTGTAGCCAATATTATTCTAGCACTGCTAGGTTGCGTAGTCCTATTTTATTTACACCTTCGTTCCAATTCGAATAAGATAAAAAATCAAATATATCTTTTAATTGGCAGCATCATTATATCGTTTGCGCCCGTTGTTATTCTTAACTTGATTCCAAATGCGTTTTTTTCCCTGCCCGGCGCTCCTTTTCATTATAGCCTTGGCAGTATAGTCATGTTTCCACTGACGTTGTCATATTTGTTAACCCGGCAGGAAATTATCGATTTTCGCGAAATATTAGAGAAAATGATGGTCCGTCTATTCATGATTGGTTGTTGTTTAGCAATATTTAATCTATTATTGTCGCTATTTTACGATATACACTTTAAGCTCGGCATCTTAATCAACACATTGCTCATTTGCCTTTTTATTGTCTATGATCTAATCGACAAAGGGCTCGAACCGCTGCAAATGAGGAAATGGCATGGAAAACAAGAGGAAATTCAAAAAGAAAAACTCGCCATTCTTCAAGAGTTGCTAAACGGAAAACATTTAGAATATTGTGCTAAGCTCATTGCTGATTTAATACACAAAACGATCGATGTGAGTGGAGTATGCATCGTGTGGAAACATGATCACAGCCCTACTGTATTGCATAAAACAGGAATGTTCCGTCATTTTCACGATAGTGAATTATTATCTTATGCTTGTCAAAGCAGCCATTTTTACAAAATGACTATGAATGAAAAGAGCGTCTTTTTCTATCCTATGAATATAGACGATGCATTAATCGGCTGGATGATGATTGGAGAAAAAACAAACGCGACGGTTTTTGACAAAGAAGAACAAAAACTAATGAAAAAAATCCAAATGGACGCCATAGAATTATTCGCCAGCTCAAAAACGTTACAACAGATTGAGAACCAACTAAAGAAAACAATAGAAGAATCATGGATGTCCGAGCAATCCCACTGGCTCCTTCTTCATGAACATGAAGAAGAAAAAAGGAAACTGTCAATTTTCCTCCATGACGAGGTACTGCAACACTTAATTCTTCTTCTCAATAAGCTTGAATGGCTTATTCAAAAGAAAAATATAGATAAAAGATTGTTCGATGACATTAAAGGGCTACTTCAACGTGATATTTTTGAAGTCAGAGAGATGTGCCATGAGCTGTATCCTGTTATGGTGGAGGATTTAGGGCTTAAACAAAGCCTCTCTTCATTAAGGCGAACATGCGAGATGAACTATAACGTGATTGTTGAAGTCAATTATATTGCGAACCTAAAAATCATTCCGCCGTTTCTCTCAATCCAAGCATTTCGGATCATTAAAGAATTAGTTTATAACGCCATCAAACATTCTTCGTCAAGAAAGATTGTTGTAACTGTTGAAGAAACACAACAGTTTCTAAGTATACAAGTCAAAGATTACGGCGTCGGATTTAAGGTGCCGGATCATTTATTAGAATTATCACAGACAAATCACTTAGGTTTAATTACAATTCAAAAACGGGTTCATCAGTTAAAAGGTACACTGACAATACATTCAGAGCTGGGGGCTGGAACTTGCATTTCCGTTTCTTTGCCAATTACAGTTGAAGAAGGTGGGGTCAATGAAAATCAAAATATTATTAGTAGATGACCATTTGTTGGTCATGCATGGAATTCAACAATTGTTAGAAAATGAAATCGATTTGGAGGTCGTCAATACCGTTTGTGATCCCGCACTTTTAGAGACAGAAATCAAAAAACATAACCCCAATGTCATTGTCATGGATATAAGGATGAAAAATGATAATGGGATTGAATGGACGAGAAAAATTGCCAAAACATATCCTACCTGCAAAGTCGTGATTTTATCGGGATATGGTTATGACGAATACATTCAAGCCGCCTATGAAGCTGGCGCTTATGCCTTCGTCACTAAGGAAAATTCGGTCTTTGAATTAGCCAATGCCATTCGGCAAACTTATCTAGGGGTTAAATCGTTCCCAATTGATCGATTGGACCGCTACAACTGTCCTCTTACAAAAACTGAATGGAACATTCTCCAACTCATTTCCGAAGATAAGACAAATGCGGAAATTAGCGAATTGCTGCATATCAGCCGCAGAACGGTGGAACATCATGTGTCTTCCATTTTGCGAAAGCTCGAGGCTGATTCGCGGGTCGGAGCGGTTGTGAAGGCAATAAAGCTAGGATTGATTGGGTAGAAAGGACTGACTCACAAGGCTAGCTGTTCTCTAGCTAAACACTAGATATAGAATTACAGATTCGATTAATGCGTATATATAGTAGCAGAAAAGGGTGTCTCATTGCTTTTGGACACCCTCTCTCCTTTCTAAAACGGCTATGTCAATCGATAAAGAACAACGACTATTGTTGGGCTAAGACTGATTATATTATAGCAAAAAAGACAACTTTCAGCTACGCTAACCGGAATTCATCTCCCCCTTTCACTTTGTTTAGAAGTGGGAGACTTCTTCCGTTGGTAAGTTAAAGTAAATGGGTTATTGCTTTCCGTGAAAATGCAAGACTGGCGCGGATTTTCCATCCACGGGTGGAGGGCAAAACGCTGCCCATGGAACTTTCCGTGAAAATGCTGCACTGGCGCGCATTTTCATCCCCAAGTGGAGGGCAGATTACGCTGCTCATGAAACTTTCTGTGAAAATGTGTCGTCTTAATCCATCATTTCATGCTAGGGGGAAACAAGACTTATTCATGAGTGTTTTTTCAAAAAAGGGCTACGAATCTGAAAAAAACATTTTATAATAGACATATAGTCATCAGATGACCTGTTCACTAAACTCGGTACACGGGAGGGAGAACCGATGAAAGTCTCGTTATTTGTCACCTGCCTGATCGATCTCTTTTATACGGAGGCCGGCAAAGCGACCGTCGAACTGCTCGAGCGGCTCGGCTGTGAGATTGATTTTCCCGAGGCGCAAACGTGCTGTGGACAGCCGGCGTATAACAGCGGCTACGTCCAAGAAGCGAAAGAGGCGATGAAACAAATGATGCGCGCGTTCGCCGATGCCGACTATGTCGTCACCCCATCCGGCTCATGCGCGGCCATGGTAAAAGAATACCCGCACGTCTTCCGTGGCGATCCGGAATGGGAAGACGAAGCGAAGCGCCTAGCGGCGAAAACGTACGAGCTGACCCAATTTCTCGTTGAGGTGCTGAACGTCGAGGATGTCGGCGCCTCGCTCCCCGGACGGGCGACGTACCATACGTCCTGTCATATGACAAGGCTCCTTGGTGTCAAAGAAGCGCCGCTCCGCTTATTAGAACATGTCAACGGGCTTGAGCTTGTTCCGCTGCCGAACGCTCATCAATGTTGCGGGTTTGGCGGCACGTTTTCCGTCAAAATGGGTCCGATTTCCGAACAAATGGTAGATGAAAAAATCGCCCATATCGACGAAGTGGACGCCGACTACGTGATCGGCGCCGATTGCGGCTGTTTACTAAACATCGGCGGACGCATCGAGCGGCTCGGCAAACCGATTCGCGTCATGCATATCGCCGAAGTGTTAAATCAACGCAACGAAAAGGAGGGGAACGACAATGCCGATGAAAATCGAAAACGGGCCGTTTTGGAAACGGGTCGAGGAAAACTTGCAAAATAATTTTATGCGCGGGGCGGTCGCCGGCATGCAAGACCGCGGCTATGTGCGGCGGCTTGGCGTCATTGAAGAGCTTGGCCATTGGGAGGAGTGGCGCTCGCTCGCTGAACAAATCCGAAAACATACGCTCGAAAACTTGGATTATTATTTAATGCAGCTTAGTGAAAACGTTGCCAACCGAGGCGGCCACGTCTTTTTCGCCCGGACGGCCGAAGAAGCGAACGACTACATCCGCCGCATCGCTTTGGAAAAACAGGCGAAAAAAATCGTCAAATCCAAATCAATGGTGACCGAGGAAATCAATTTAAACCCGGTGCTTGAAGCCATCGGCTGTGACGTTGTCGAAACCGACCTCGGCGAGTACATTTTGCAGATTGACGATCATGACCCGCCGTCGCATATCGTCGGCCCGGCGCTCCATAAAAACAAAGAGCAAATTCGCGACGTCTTCCGCCGCAAGCTTGGCTATACGAAATCGTCCGATCCGGTTGAACTTGCCCGCCATGCCCGCGAAACGCTGCGGCGCGACTATTTGACGGCTGACATCGGCATCACCGGCTGCAACTTCGCCATCGCCGAATCGGGTTCGATCACGCTCGTTACAAACGAGGGCAACGCCGACTTAGTGACCGCGCTGCCGAAAACCCAAATTACAGTCATGGGCATGGAGCGGATCGTTCCGACATTTGAAGAAATGGAAGTGCTTGTGAGCATGTTGACACGCAGCGCCGTCGGGCAAAAATTGACGAGCTACATCACCGTCCTCACCGGCCCGCGCGACGAAGGGGACGCTGACGGACCGGAAGAGTTCCATCTCGTCATCGTCGACAACGGGCGCTCATCGATTTTAGGCACGGAGTTTCAGCCGGTGCTGC
Protein-coding regions in this window:
- a CDS encoding polyprenyl synthetase family protein, with product MNRIEKSTIRAFLQNHLLTSCMLEKEIIQYIFHLLHGKGKILSTNETHFSWGEFYAQVSTFHLKDDTCIQSIISHAAAIELLILATDIFDEISDHDQSDQVVSQLTTGEAVTIANALMMEAFRLILHNSKEDIQEKLSIIISELQNACNGQWKDLHFIISECIPTEEDYFSIIKQKSSSLVKLVCELSDMPNRHIWETIAMDIGIAGQLKNDARDIMSDDKSDLTNKKATLPFIKAIEYSSKKDNGWLVRKLGQLKEANNNSQLIKEIRNYIQKTGAIDYCLILSKIYMDKAFRQIATHFPDKQIQIARLKRYLES
- a CDS encoding sensor histidine kinase translates to MNKKVLPFSLILISIFVICYFLLKMYNEHVSPQRYFPIFIGMIFLLAGIYSYVQKPNSIVIQYFLALMFISGMALALSIPSSENIKPARELEVVFISFAPYILLKFFEHFPSSAKPNFFRQVRILTLYTAIFITISYLFIGIHHRVIISTIIRPCIVANIILALLGCVVLFYLHLRSNSNKIKNQIYLLIGSIIISFAPVVILNLIPNAFFSLPGAPFHYSLGSIVMFPLTLSYLLTRQEIIDFREILEKMMVRLFMIGCCLAIFNLLLSLFYDIHFKLGILINTLLICLFIVYDLIDKGLEPLQMRKWHGKQEEIQKEKLAILQELLNGKHLEYCAKLIADLIHKTIDVSGVCIVWKHDHSPTVLHKTGMFRHFHDSELLSYACQSSHFYKMTMNEKSVFFYPMNIDDALIGWMMIGEKTNATVFDKEEQKLMKKIQMDAIELFASSKTLQQIENQLKKTIEESWMSEQSHWLLLHEHEEEKRKLSIFLHDEVLQHLILLLNKLEWLIQKKNIDKRLFDDIKGLLQRDIFEVREMCHELYPVMVEDLGLKQSLSSLRRTCEMNYNVIVEVNYIANLKIIPPFLSIQAFRIIKELVYNAIKHSSSRKIVVTVEETQQFLSIQVKDYGVGFKVPDHLLELSQTNHLGLITIQKRVHQLKGTLTIHSELGAGTCISVSLPITVEEGGVNENQNIISR
- a CDS encoding response regulator transcription factor, whose protein sequence is MKIKILLVDDHLLVMHGIQQLLENEIDLEVVNTVCDPALLETEIKKHNPNVIVMDIRMKNDNGIEWTRKIAKTYPTCKVVILSGYGYDEYIQAAYEAGAYAFVTKENSVFELANAIRQTYLGVKSFPIDRLDRYNCPLTKTEWNILQLISEDKTNAEISELLHISRRTVEHHVSSILRKLEADSRVGAVVKAIKLGLIG
- a CDS encoding LutB/LldF family L-lactate oxidation iron-sulfur protein; its protein translation is MPMKIENGPFWKRVEENLQNNFMRGAVAGMQDRGYVRRLGVIEELGHWEEWRSLAEQIRKHTLENLDYYLMQLSENVANRGGHVFFARTAEEANDYIRRIALEKQAKKIVKSKSMVTEEINLNPVLEAIGCDVVETDLGEYILQIDDHDPPSHIVGPALHKNKEQIRDVFRRKLGYTKSSDPVELARHARETLRRDYLTADIGITGCNFAIAESGSITLVTNEGNADLVTALPKTQITVMGMERIVPTFEEMEVLVSMLTRSAVGQKLTSYITVLTGPRDEGDADGPEEFHLVIVDNGRSSILGTEFQPVLQCIRCAACVNVCPVYRHIGGHSYGSIYSGPIGAVLSPLLGGYDDYKELPYASSLCAACTEACPVKIPLHELLIKHRQIIVEREGKAPVAEKLAMKAFRLGTASPSLYRFGTKLAPSAFAPFAEDGRIRKGPGPLKAWTESREFPAPSKERFRDWFRDRQKGGNPS